From Nicotiana tabacum cultivar K326 chromosome 15, ASM71507v2, whole genome shotgun sequence, the proteins below share one genomic window:
- the LOC142169711 gene encoding uncharacterized protein LOC142169711, which produces MEDYFEHLCIVDEAAKIRAATMYLADTAMLWWRRKKADMEKGTCSIKSWDQFKFELKRQFYPQNVVNEARRKLRELRQTTSISEYVKDFTKLILQIPNMASDDLLFTFVDGLQNWAKQEVQRRQVQDVDEVIAMAESLNDYRTEATKARDTNFKSDGDHGYRDKGKQVAAPNRDSRQGNKASNWRDQYNQRRKEVGPRNGCFICKDTSHGYKDCPLKKLGALIAAE; this is translated from the coding sequence ATGGAAGACTACTTTGAGCACCTTTGCATCGTTGATGAGGCTGCCAAGATCCGGGCAGCAACGATGTATCTTGCCGATACCGCCATGCTTTGGTGGAGACGGAAGAAAGCCGACATGGAGAAGGGAACTTGCTCCATCAAGAGTTGGGATCAGTTCAAGTTCGAACTGAAGCGCCAGTTCTACCCCCAAAATGTTGTCAATGAGGCACGTAGGAAGTTGAGAGAGCTCAGGCAAACAACTTCCATAAGTGAGTACGTGAAGGATTTCACTAAACTCATCCTGCAGATTCCGAACATGGCAAGCGATGACTTGCTATTCACTTTTGTGGATGGCCTTCAAAACTGGGCCAAACAGGAAGTGCAACGACGTCAAGTCCAAGACGTCGATGAAGTTATCGCGATGGCTGAGTCCTTAAATGATTATAGGACAGAAGCCACAAAGGCAAGGGACACCAACTTCAAATCGGATGGAGACCATGGATATCGGGACAAGGGCAAGCAAGTTGCTGCCCCGAACCGCGATTCCAGACAAGGCAACAAGGCGTCTAATTGGCGTGACCAGTATAACCAAAGGAGGAAGGAAGTCGGTCCTCGCAATGGTTGTTTCATCTGCAAGGACACTAGTCATGGTTACAAGGATTGTCCTTTGAAGAAACTCGGTGCCTTAATTGCGGCCGAGTAG
- the LOC107784663 gene encoding protein IQ-DOMAIN 12-like, with the protein MGKRRNWFTFVKRLFIPETKPTADQKKPKKWKCFFGRCKLRKCPAIEAPEKTLNEAKEEQRKHALAVAIATAAAAEAAVAAANAAADVIRLTNAPNEFKRKRKDAAIKIQSAYRGHLARKALSALKGLVKLQAVIRGEIVRRRLIARLNFILPLQKSKARVYQIRLPTLDDYHDYSDKKLINSPNESMKSNGLKLKCKSHRTWDFNLASEQDTDALWSRREEAITKREHLMKYSFSHRERRNDQTLEELLTSKKNRRSCRFDHQLAELEAPRKAELFDQFTDSNVPLADMNGTMQLKVRKVHRTDFIEELHSPSSLPRRSFSNVKQKSNVDVNSLPNSPIFPTYMASTESAKAKTRSMSTLKQHLRLHETYSGQHSPYKLKVSSWNSFNGEMNDSTRKSRTCSR; encoded by the exons ATGGGAAAGAGAAGAAATTGGTTTACTTTTGTCAAGAGACTTTTCATTCCTGAGACAAAACCAACAGCTGATCAAAAG aaaccaAAGAAATGGAAATGTTTTTTTGGAAGGTGCAAGTTGAGGAAATGTCCTGCTATAGAAGCACCTGAGAAAACATTAAATGAGGCAAAAGAAGAGCAGAGGAAACATGCTTTGGCTGTTGCTATAGCAACAGCAGCAGCTGCTGAGGCTGCTGTAGCTGCTGCTAATGCTGCTGCTGATGTTATCCGTCTAACGAATGCTCCAAATGAATTCAAAAGGAAACGTAAAGATGCTGCCATTAAAATCCAAAGTGCCTATCGCGGCCACCTG GCTAGGAAAGCATTAAGTGCTCTAAAGGGACTAGTGAAGCTTCAAGCGGTGATTCGAGGTGAAATTGTGAGAAGAAGACTCATTGCCAGATTGAATTTCATTTTGCCACTTCAAAAGTCAAAGGCAAGAGTGTATCAAATTAGACTCCCTACTTTAGATGATTATCACGACTACAGCGACAAGAAACTCATTAATAGCCCAAACGAGAGCATGAAATCTAACGGATTAAAG CTTAAATGCAAGAGCCATAGGACTTGGGATTTCAACTTGGCTTCAGAACAAGACACTGATGCCTTGTGGTCAAGAAGAGAAGAAGCCATTACCAAAAGAGAGCATTTGATGAAATACTCATTTTCACATCGG GAGAGAAGAAATGATCAAACTTTAGAGGAATTATTAACCAGCAAGAAAAACCGGAGAAGCTGCAGGTTTGATCATCAGTTGGCAGAACTTGAGGCACCAAGAAAAGCAGAGTTATTTGATCAATTTACAGACTCAAATGTTCCTCTAGCTGACATGAATGGAACGATGCAACTTAAAGTGAGGAAAGTGCATAGAACAGATTTTATAGAGGAACTACATTCTCCTTCTTCACTACCAAGAAGATCATTTTCTaatgtaaaacaaaaatcaaatgtTGATGTTAACTCTTTACCAAATTCTCCTATATTTCCTACTTACATGGCTTCCACAGAATCTGCAAAGGCAAAAACAAGATCAATGAGCACGCTGAAGCAACACCTAAGGTTACACGAAACATATTCAGGCCAACATTCTCCTTACAAGCTCAAGGTTTCGTCTTGGAATTCATTTAATGGTGAAATGAATGACAGCACCAGAAAGAGCAGAACTTGTAGCAGATAG